The genomic DNA TGTTGAACCGCCCGTCGTAGATCGGCTGGCCGCCGGTGGTCGGGCCCTGGTACTGCACGAACAGCATCAGCCCGCCGGTCTCGGTGCGGAGCGGCTGCTCGAAGTGCGGGTCCGGATAGAACAGCATGGTCCCCGGCGTGTAGCGCTGCTCGCCGATCTGGAACTCGCCCTCGAGGATGTACCAGACCTGGGCGAAGTCGTGCTTGTGGTAGGGATGGTGCGAGCCGGGCTCGTAGCGGACGAGCCCCGCATTGGGCTCGGTCGGCCGCTCGGCCCGCGGATGGAACAGCATCTTGCTCCGCTGCCCCGGCCACCGCAGGGTCTCCCACTCCCGCTCGTCGGCGTGAACCGCCTCCATCGGCTGATGCATGCGCTCCTCCCTGTTCATCGCTTGGCGTTCACGCGGTCGAGCTCGGTGCTGGTGCAACGGGCCACCCAGCCGTCGCGCCTCGCCGGCGTCACCACGTCGTCGGCGGTGCGCGGCGTGAAGCGCGCCAGCGCCTCCCAGCAGCGCTCCCGGGCGCGGGCCATCTGTAGATCTGTCTGGAGCACCTGCATGGCGCGGCCGCGCTCGTAGTCCCACCGCAGCGCCACCACCACGATGGCCAGCGCGGCGCCCACCACCATGATCAGGAACAG from Candidatus Methylomirabilota bacterium includes the following:
- a CDS encoding cupin domain-containing protein, which gives rise to MHQPMEAVHADEREWETLRWPGQRSKMLFHPRAERPTEPNAGLVRYEPGSHHPYHKHDFAQVWYILEGEFQIGEQRYTPGTMLFYPDPHFEQPLRTETGGLMLFVQYQGPTTGGQPIYDGRFNMKARKAVAEENVER